From one Leifsonia soli genomic stretch:
- a CDS encoding UBP-type zinc finger domain-containing protein, whose protein sequence is MTDHASTHPIDPSVPPSGPGCVECTQTGSWWLHLRRCAACGHIGCCDDSLNTHATKHAEATGHPIIRSYEPGEDWFWDYRRQAFVGGPTLAPPLSHPEDQGVPGPVQRVPHDWERQLQQRG, encoded by the coding sequence ATGACCGACCATGCCAGCACGCACCCCATCGACCCGAGCGTCCCGCCGTCGGGTCCGGGATGCGTCGAGTGCACGCAGACCGGCAGCTGGTGGCTGCACCTCCGCCGGTGCGCCGCCTGCGGTCACATCGGCTGCTGCGACGACTCGCTGAACACCCACGCGACGAAGCACGCGGAGGCCACCGGGCATCCCATCATCCGCAGTTACGAACCCGGCGAGGACTGGTTCTGGGACTACCGCCGCCAGGCATTCGTGGGCGGCCCGACGCTCGCACCGCCGCTCAGCCACCCGGAGGACCAGGGCGTGCCCGGGCCGGTACAGCGCGTCCCGCACGACTGGGAACGCCAGCTGCAGCAGCGCGGCTAG
- a CDS encoding LuxR C-terminal-related transcriptional regulator, with the protein MERAEGTTEARPTDPGERTLFDQAWSELDDALASSGPDDATEVARRRWFDLVAGPVPHRATALRRLPPDVLGERPLLALLAGHDDPTELPHRIGGLRRVGETAEVLGDRGRELRRIDRAIMLADQSQAHLALGRSQSAAAAARGAATELEQLSAADVRNIDTVGGLHAQAGISLLYTGNSAEALTAFERGLAHAHPLSGGPALGNVVMLALLHARNGNGGEAREHIRTARSSAPRLRHDDAMLLSVAEAILALDDLDQDAAREHLADAAVDLRTTPHWMPYVVTAASLELVAGHPGRGLAHLDQSMAARGTEGRAAAVRAALAPARSVLELALGHPEAAEAVLERDAGEVDRRIGSARTQLWLGRHGAALQQLRPLGDGVLSTRRRAEAVALEAAALLRFSDEDRARSVIDHLGAIVERSGLLLAPALLPAADVARVTHALAALGYGETLALDRVVALVHPTGPEVTLTPRETAVLATLMRHSSHSAIAEELTVSVNTVKSQLRSVYRKLRVSTRDEAIAIAVDRNLFVERE; encoded by the coding sequence GTGGAACGAGCAGAAGGCACAACGGAAGCACGCCCGACCGACCCCGGGGAGCGCACGCTCTTCGATCAGGCCTGGTCCGAACTGGATGACGCCCTCGCGTCGTCCGGACCCGACGACGCGACGGAGGTGGCCCGTCGCCGCTGGTTCGACCTGGTGGCCGGGCCGGTCCCGCACCGCGCAACGGCGCTCCGGCGCCTACCCCCTGACGTGCTCGGCGAACGGCCGCTGCTCGCCCTGCTGGCCGGACACGACGATCCGACCGAGCTCCCGCACCGCATCGGCGGTCTGCGGCGCGTCGGCGAGACGGCGGAGGTGCTCGGCGATCGGGGCCGCGAGTTGCGGCGGATCGACCGGGCCATCATGCTGGCCGACCAGTCCCAGGCGCACCTCGCGCTCGGCCGCTCCCAGAGTGCTGCGGCCGCAGCCCGCGGCGCGGCGACCGAACTGGAGCAGCTGAGCGCCGCCGACGTGAGGAACATCGACACGGTGGGCGGCCTCCACGCGCAGGCCGGAATCAGCCTGCTCTACACCGGCAACAGCGCGGAGGCGCTGACCGCGTTCGAGCGCGGCCTGGCGCACGCGCATCCGCTTTCGGGAGGGCCGGCGCTCGGCAACGTGGTCATGCTGGCGCTGCTGCACGCCAGGAACGGCAACGGAGGAGAGGCGAGGGAGCACATCCGCACGGCCCGCTCGTCCGCTCCGCGGCTGCGTCACGACGACGCCATGCTGCTGAGCGTCGCCGAGGCGATCCTCGCGCTGGACGACCTGGACCAGGACGCGGCGCGCGAGCACCTCGCCGACGCGGCGGTCGACCTGCGGACCACACCGCACTGGATGCCGTACGTCGTGACGGCGGCGAGCCTGGAGCTCGTCGCCGGTCACCCGGGCCGGGGCCTCGCCCATCTCGACCAGTCGATGGCGGCCCGAGGCACCGAGGGCCGTGCAGCGGCCGTGCGGGCGGCGCTCGCGCCCGCGCGGTCGGTCCTCGAACTGGCTCTCGGGCATCCCGAAGCCGCCGAAGCTGTGCTCGAACGCGACGCCGGGGAGGTCGACAGGCGCATCGGATCGGCCAGGACGCAGCTCTGGCTCGGGCGGCACGGCGCGGCGCTGCAGCAGCTGCGGCCCCTCGGGGACGGGGTGCTGTCGACGCGGCGGCGGGCCGAGGCGGTCGCCCTGGAGGCCGCCGCTCTGCTGCGCTTCTCGGACGAGGACCGCGCGCGATCGGTCATCGACCACCTCGGTGCGATCGTCGAGCGGAGCGGCCTGCTCCTGGCGCCGGCGCTGCTGCCCGCGGCGGATGTCGCCCGCGTGACGCACGCGCTGGCCGCACTGGGATACGGCGAGACGCTCGCGCTCGACCGGGTCGTCGCTCTGGTGCACCCGACCGGGCCCGAGGTCACGCTGACTCCGCGCGAGACCGCCGTCCTCGCGACGCTGATGCGGCATTCATCGCACAGCGCGATCGCGGAGGAACTCACCGTGTCGGTGAACACGGTGAAGTCG